In Gemmatimonadaceae bacterium, the sequence CCGAGCGCGGTCACCACGCCAGTGGACGAAACGGAAAGCACCGTCGGGGCATTCGACGACCAGGTCACGACGCGCCCCGCGAGCACGTTGCCCGTCGCGTCGCGCGCCTCGGCGTTGAGCTGTACCGACTGACCCACGAGCAGCGCGGCAAGATCAGGGGCCACCGTCACCGACGCGACCGGCGCGCGCTGCACGGATACCAGTGCGCTCCCCACGGCTCCGTCCACCTGCGCCGAGATGCTCACGGTTCCGGTGCCGACGCCGGTGACCATCCCTGCACCACTGACCGTGGCGACGGCGGCGTTGCTCGATGTCCATGCGAACACCGCGTCGGCGATGGTGTCACCGGCGGCGTTGAATGCTTCAGCCGCGAGCGACACCGAAGTGCCGACGCGAATGGTCGATGTCCCGGGGAGCACGCGCACCAGACTCGCCGGCAGCGCGGTGATCGTGACCGGCACGACGGCCGAGTGCCCTCCGGCGCTTGCGGCGACCTCGGTGACGCCGGCCGACACGGCGGTGACGATGCCTGACGCGGTGACCGTGACGATCGATGGATGTCGGCTCGACCAGAAGATCGTGCGATCCCGGACGACCGACCCGGCGGCATCCACGACGGTGGCCTCGATCGTACGCGCCTCACCCGGCCGCAAGCTCACGACCGACGGCGAGACAGTGATGCTCGCAACCCGGGATGACTCCGTGGACGCGTCCCCACAGCCGAGGGCGACCACCAGGAGCGTGGCCGGGAGGCCACACCGCGCCGTGTCAGCCAGCCAACCCGTACGCGTGGGCACTACCACCCCGGAGTGAGTGCGACGCTCTTGGCGGGAAGTGCACATGTCTCGTGAGCGGTTCGAGCGATGGGGAGCGCGTGAGCACCGTCACGATTCCGAACCACGACAACGGTCGATACCCCTACAACGGTTCACGCACTCGCCGACACCACACCGCTCGCGCGCCCGTTCGCGACCACCTCGGCGTGCGCCGCTTCGTCAAAGCCTTTTTCGCTCTTCGCCACGACGACGGTCGCCACCGCGTTGCCGATCAGGTTCGTGATGGCGCGCGCCTCGCTCATGAACCGGTCGACGCCGAGGAGCAAGGCAAGGCCCTCGACCGGCACTACGCGAAGCGCGGAAAGCGTGCTCGCCAGGACGATGAAGCCCGACCCCGTGACGCCCGCGGCGCCCTTGGACGTGATCATGAGGACGCCGAGCACCGAGAGCTGCTGCCCGACGCTCAGGTCGACGCCGTACGCCTGGGCGATGAACAGCGTGGCCATCGAGAGGTAGATCGAGGTTCCGTCGAGGTTGAAGGAGTACCCCGCCGGGATGACGAGCCCCACGACCGGCTTGGCGCAGCCGAATTTCTCCATCTTGTCGAGCATGCGCGGCAGCGCCGCCTCGCTGGAGGACGTACCGAGCACGATCACGATCTCCTCCTTGATGAACACGAGGAGGCGCCAGAGCGAAAACCCGTAGGCGCGCGCGATGAGGTTGAGCACGACGAAGACGAAGAGTCCCATGGTGAGATACACGGTCCCCATGAGCCGTCCCAGCGCCGCGAGCGACGCCAGGCCGAAGTTGCCGACCGTGTACGCCATCGCGCCAAAGGCGCCAAGCGGGGCCACGACCATCACGATGCCCACGATGCGAAAGAACACCGTCATCAGGCGATCGATCACGCGCGTGACGGGTCGGGCCGCGCGTCCGAGTGAGGCGAGTGCCACGCCGAAGATCACGGAAAAGAAGACGACTTGCAGGATCTCGCCCTGGGCAAATGCGCCGACCACGCTCGTCGGCACGATGTGCGTGAGGAAGTCGATCCAGTTCATCTCCTGCCCCTGCTGCGCATACCGCGTGACGTCGCCGGTGGCGAGCCGCGCCGCATCGATCCCCGCACCGGGCTTCACGAGGTTCATCACGATCACGCCGATGCCGAGGGCAAACGTGGTAACAACCTCGAAGTAGACGAATGCCTTGAGGCCCACACGACCCACCTTCTTGAGGTCGCTCGTTTGCGCGATGCCCAGCACGATGGTCAGGAAGATCACCGGCGCGATGACCATGCGGACCAGGTTCACGAAGGTGTCGCCCAACGGGCGCATTGCCTTCCCGACCGACGGCCAGATCATCCCCGCGAGGATGCCGAGCGCGATGGCCACGAGCACACGCACCGTAAGGTTGCGCCCGAGGCGCGCGATCACGCTCGGGGCGACCGGCCGCGCGGTGGGCGGCAGTTCGGGGTCACCGTGCGTGGGCGCCGCGATGTCGTCGCGGGTCTCGTGCTGGTCGTGGTCGGCCATGGCGTGACGAGAGTCGGAGCGGTGCTCAACGACGCGTCGCGCACCTGCGCGCCCCGGTGCCGGGCGCGGCCGCACGATCCTACCCTGCGCGAAGGTCGGCAGGAAGGGCGTGCCCACTGTCAGGCGCTGGGCCAGTACCAGCAGAACACCGCCGCCGTCTGGAGCGCATTCACCCAACCGTCAAAGGTGCCCTTCACCCTCGCTGCCCCGCGCCGGAATCCGCGGCAACACCGGGCGCCTAGGCTTCCCGGTACTTGGGGTTGGGCCTGAGCTCTCCGTCGACCAGGATCTCACGGTCCCACGGCAGCACGATGGTGCTTTCCGTGGCCAAGGCGTGAAAATCGGTTTCGAACGGTCCCGTCCTGAACGAGACGGCCGTGCGCACCTCACTCGCCCCGGCGTTCACGATCGCGGCGATCGCCAGGCGCATGGTGTCCCCGGTGTCACAGGTCTCGTCGACGATGAGCACGCGCTTTCCACGCACTTCATGTGGCGCGGCGCCAAGCACGGTTGGAGTCTCGCGAACCCGCATGTCGTCACGACGCGTCACGAGAATCGACCGGAACTCGCGATCCAGGATTGCCGCCACGACGGCGGCCGGAATCACGCCGGCGGTCGCCACGCCGACGACGATTTCGGGGTCGTACGCACGCGCGACCTTGAGCGCGAGGGCCCGCGACAGCTCTCCGAACAGCGGCCACTCGACATCGAATCGACCCTTCTGCGGGTCCACTTCATAGCGGCGGGGCACGGGAGCCTCGGAGGCGAATGTGGGTGGAAGGTAGGCGGCAACACGGGCCCGGTGCAGCCCCGGGAACGGAGCCGAATTGCCTCGGCAACGCGGAATTGCCCGCGATGACGTAAGTCGATAGCTTAGCGCGAAATACGGCGCTTCTTCCCGGGCGACGTGTGCCGTGTCACACTCCGCCCCCCGACCCCCCCGTCGCCCGACGCGTACTGATGTCCTGGTGGAGCCGCCTGATCGGCGGCAGATCCGACGACGAACTCAAGCCCCAGCGCCTCGACTACCTGTCGGAGGCGCTCGTGCTGGAGAAGCAGGGAGACTACGACGCCGCCCTCACGTCGTACCGCCTCGCGCTGCGCGACAAACCCGACGACCATCGGGTGCTCATGAACATGGCCATCGCCTACTCTCGCCTGGGTCGCCTGGGCGAAGCCGAGCGATGCTACCGGCGCGTGCTCGAGGTCAAGCCGGCGCACGCGGGCGCCCACTACGGACTCGGCTTTCTGCTCATCAAACGCGGCGAACGCGGCGGCGCGGAACAGCACCTCGAAGCGTTCCTCAACGCGCCGGGCAAGAGCGCCATGGAAGCCAACGTGGAGCACGCGCGACAGGCGCTGGCCGACCTGCGGACGCCGCACGCCGACGCCGGCGATCCCTCGACCGAGCACGAGGGCTGACGTGGGGCGTGTCCTCGCGGTCGTCAGCCAGAAAGGAGGAGTCGGCAAGACCACCACGTCGGTGAATCTCGCGGCCGCGTTTGCCCGTCGCGGCCTCAAGACGCTGATCGTCGACATGGATCCGCAGGGCGCCGTCCGCTACGGCGTCGGGTTGCGACGTGGCCACCCGACGTACGGATTCGCCGACTACCTCAACGGCCAGCGCTCGTTGCGCGAGATCATCCTGCCCACGGCCCTGCCCTGGCTGCGGGTGATTCTCGCGGGCTCGGTGAGCGACGCGTCGGATCACACGTTCTACCAGCAACTCGTCGCCGAAACGAGTGTGGTGCGCGACCTCGTCGCGATCGCGCAGGAACGCTGCGACGTCGTCGTGATCGACACGCCGCCCGGGCTCGGCCCGATCGTGCATCGGGTGCTCGAGTGCAGCCAGCACGTGATCGTGCCGCTGCAGTGCGAGCCGCTGGCCCTCCAGACAACCCCGCAGATTCTCCGGGGTATCCAGGATGTCGTTGACGCCAACAAGGACCTCACCCTGGACGGCATCCTGCTCACCATGTTCGAACCCGGCAACGCCACGTCGGAACGGGTGGCCGCTTACGTGCAGGCCCACCTGCCGCGCAACCTGATCTTCGACGTGCGCATCCCG encodes:
- a CDS encoding dicarboxylate/amino acid:cation symporter; the protein is MADHDQHETRDDIAAPTHGDPELPPTARPVAPSVIARLGRNLTVRVLVAIALGILAGMIWPSVGKAMRPLGDTFVNLVRMVIAPVIFLTIVLGIAQTSDLKKVGRVGLKAFVYFEVVTTFALGIGVIVMNLVKPGAGIDAARLATGDVTRYAQQGQEMNWIDFLTHIVPTSVVGAFAQGEILQVVFFSVIFGVALASLGRAARPVTRVIDRLMTVFFRIVGIVMVVAPLGAFGAMAYTVGNFGLASLAALGRLMGTVYLTMGLFVFVVLNLIARAYGFSLWRLLVFIKEEIVIVLGTSSSEAALPRMLDKMEKFGCAKPVVGLVIPAGYSFNLDGTSIYLSMATLFIAQAYGVDLSVGQQLSVLGVLMITSKGAAGVTGSGFIVLASTLSALRVVPVEGLALLLGVDRFMSEARAITNLIGNAVATVVVAKSEKGFDEAAHAEVVANGRASGVVSASA
- a CDS encoding phosphoribosyltransferase domain-containing protein yields the protein MPRRYEVDPQKGRFDVEWPLFGELSRALALKVARAYDPEIVVGVATAGVIPAAVVAAILDREFRSILVTRRDDMRVRETPTVLGAAPHEVRGKRVLIVDETCDTGDTMRLAIAAIVNAGASEVRTAVSFRTGPFETDFHALATESTIVLPWDREILVDGELRPNPKYREA
- a CDS encoding tetratricopeptide repeat protein — its product is MSWWSRLIGGRSDDELKPQRLDYLSEALVLEKQGDYDAALTSYRLALRDKPDDHRVLMNMAIAYSRLGRLGEAERCYRRVLEVKPAHAGAHYGLGFLLIKRGERGGAEQHLEAFLNAPGKSAMEANVEHARQALADLRTPHADAGDPSTEHEG
- a CDS encoding ParA family protein, with the translated sequence MGRVLAVVSQKGGVGKTTTSVNLAAAFARRGLKTLIVDMDPQGAVRYGVGLRRGHPTYGFADYLNGQRSLREIILPTALPWLRVILAGSVSDASDHTFYQQLVAETSVVRDLVAIAQERCDVVVIDTPPGLGPIVHRVLECSQHVIVPLQCEPLALQTTPQILRGIQDVVDANKDLTLDGILLTMFEPGNATSERVAAYVQAHLPRNLIFDVRIPRTDAALEAFAAGQPVVLRTPADPAAQAYVNLATLLAERLK